Proteins found in one Desulforamulus hydrothermalis Lam5 = DSM 18033 genomic segment:
- the cas6 gene encoding CRISPR-associated endoribonuclease Cas6, whose protein sequence is MHLYVALTSQEKLELPIHYNHLLQAAVYKAIEPALAVFLHDKGYEGGGRRFKLFAFSRLNGRFDIIKEKNTLRFTRNIGLTVSSPAVDFCQSIANGLLTGGQLRLGVYRLEVKAVSVQQYTVPGRRVVLKTISPVVAYSTFTRPDGRKYTCYFQPGDPDCDQLIENNLRKKYLAFYNQEAPPGPVRVKPMGQLKLNIVNYKGTIIKGYSGRIELTGPQELLQMAVDAGMGNKNSQGFGCVEVVGGGRGEKHR, encoded by the coding sequence ATGCATTTGTATGTCGCATTAACCTCACAAGAAAAACTTGAATTGCCGATACATTATAACCATCTGCTCCAAGCAGCAGTATATAAGGCCATTGAACCAGCGCTGGCTGTTTTTCTGCACGACAAAGGCTACGAAGGCGGTGGTCGGAGGTTCAAGTTATTTGCCTTTTCCAGGTTAAATGGTAGGTTCGACATAATAAAAGAAAAAAACACCCTCAGGTTTACCCGAAACATCGGTCTGACAGTTTCCTCCCCGGCGGTGGATTTTTGCCAGTCCATCGCCAACGGACTGTTGACCGGAGGACAATTAAGGCTTGGGGTGTACCGGCTTGAAGTAAAGGCCGTTTCAGTCCAGCAGTATACGGTACCGGGAAGGAGGGTAGTCTTAAAAACCATATCTCCAGTTGTGGCATACAGCACATTTACCCGGCCTGACGGACGAAAATACACCTGCTACTTTCAGCCGGGGGACCCCGACTGCGATCAACTGATTGAAAACAACCTACGGAAAAAATACCTGGCATTTTACAATCAGGAAGCCCCGCCCGGCCCGGTGCGGGTAAAACCAATGGGCCAGTTGAAACTGAATATTGTTAATTATAAAGGAACGATCATCAAAGGTTATTCCGGCAGGATAGAACTGACTGGACCGCAAGAACTGCTGCAGATGGCGGTGGATGCAGGGATGGGGAATAAGAACAGCCAAGGATTTGGCTGTGTGGAGGTGGTAGGGGGTGGTAGAGGAGAAAAACACCGTTAA
- a CDS encoding Mu transposase domain-containing protein, with protein MQKRWSVCTNGNVSKLCMPRGLASGKVERPLYYVREQLMRGLEEEKARLLKIPYIEPALLQFKEPRRVSNDGYISYEGNLYPVPMRYCTKRVWTEIIYGRRMKIYEEAGKLLS; from the coding sequence ATGCAAAAGAGGTGGTCAGTATGTACAAATGGCAACGTATCAAAGCTCTGCATGCCCAGGGGGTTAGCATCAGGAAAAGTTGAACGTCCGTTATATTATGTTCGGGAACAACTGATGCGTGGCTTGGAAGAAGAAAAAGCACGCCTTTTGAAAATACCTTATATCGAACCGGCTTTATTACAATTTAAGGAACCCAGGAGGGTAAGTAATGATGGCTATATTTCCTATGAGGGTAATCTTTATCCCGTCCCCATGCGCTACTGCACAAAAAGGGTGTGGACAGAGATTATCTATGGACGTCGAATGAAAATATATGAAGAGGCCGGAAAACTGCTGAGCTAG